A window of the Scophthalmus maximus strain ysfricsl-2021 chromosome 8, ASM2237912v1, whole genome shotgun sequence genome harbors these coding sequences:
- the gpr137bb gene encoding G protein-coupled receptor 137Ba isoform X1, translated as MSGEAMGGNPGNGSHLPPPPTIAPAVPPYVKLGLTIAYTVFYSLLFAFVYAQLWLVLRYRHKRFSYQTNFLFLCLLWSALRALLFSFYFRDCVTANALAPFAFWLLYCFPVCLQFFTLSLMNLYCAQVYFKARSKFSPALLRFRLPLYLLFLGVSLLFLVVNLVCALLVKTTAADVKTVVLVRVAVNDSLFVLCAVSLSVCLYKVAKMSLANIYLESKVRSRDEDTPHGRRRTVSDDVTPPQGTSVCQVTLIGVTVVLLYASRACYNLVVLALTDIRTINSFDYDWYNVSDQADLRSSLGDGGYVVFGVILFVWELLPTSLVVFFFRVRRPPQDRSTAGLPNHILSSRGYFFDNPRRYDSDDDLAWSIPPQNAPASLSSDWGSRHSSFTVHTGSDEQRLTAAAGELHPYP; from the exons ATGAGCGGGGAGGCGATGGGGGGGAACCCAGGCAACGgctcccacctccctccccctcccaccatCGCGCCGGCCGTGCCCCCCTACGTGAAGCTGGGTCTGACCATCGCCTACACCGTCTTCTACTCGCTGCTCTTCGCCTTCGTCTACGCTCAGCTGTGGTTGGTGCTGCGCTACCGACACAAGCGCTTCAGCTACCAGACcaacttcctgttcctgtgtctGCTGTGGTCCGCCCTGCGcgccctcctcttctccttctacTTCAGGGACTGTGTCACCGCCAACGCACTCGCACCCTTCGCCTTCTGGCTGCTCTACTGCTTCCCCGTCTGCCTGCAGTTCTTCACGCTCAGCCTCATGAACCTCTACTGTGCTCAG GTTTACTTCAAGGCGAGGTCAAAGttctctcctgctctgctgAGGTTCAG actcCCTCTGTACCTGCTCTTCCTCGGCgtcagcctcctcttcctcgtggTCAACCTGGTCTGCGCTCTGCTCGTCAAGACGACGGCGGCCGACGTGAAGACCGTGGTCCTGGTGAGGGTCGCCGTCAACGACAGCCTGTTCGTCCTCTGCGCCGTCTCGCTGTCCGTCTGCCTCTACAAGGTCGCCAAGATGTCGCTGGCCAACATCTACCTGGAGTCGAAGGTGAGGTCACGTGACGAGGACACGCCTCACGGGAGGAGGCGGACtgtcagtgatgatgtcactcccCCACAGGGCACGTCGGTGTGTCAGGTGACCCTGATCGGCGTCACGGTCGTGCTGCTGTACGCGTCTCGAGCCTGTTACAACCTGGTGGTGCTCGCGCTCACCGACATCCGGACCATCAACTCCTTCGACTACGACTGGTACAACGTCTCGGACCAG GCCGACCTGCGCTCGTCGCTGGGGGACGGTGGTTACGTGGTGTTCGGGGTGATCCTGTTCGTGTGGGAGCTGCTGCCGACCTCGCtggtcgtcttcttcttcagggTCCGCCGGCCGCCTCAGGACCGG AGCACCGCCGGCTTACCGAaccacatcctctcctcccGCGGGTATTTCTTCGACAACCCTCGTCGGTACGACAGCGACGACGACCTGGCCTGGAGCATTCCTCCCCAGAACGCACCGGCCAG TCTTTCCTCCGACTGGGGAAGTCGCCACAGCAGCTTCACTGTTCACACCGGCTCTGATGAACAGCGTCtgaccgccgccgccggagAGCTCCACCCCTACCCatga
- the gpr137bb gene encoding G protein-coupled receptor 137Ba isoform X2 — protein MSGEAMGGNPGNGSHLPPPPTIAPAVPPYVKLGLTIAYTVFYSLLFAFVYAQLWLVLRYRHKRFSYQTNFLFLCLLWSALRALLFSFYFRDCVTANALAPFAFWLLYCFPVCLQFFTLSLMNLYCAQVYFKARSKFSPALLRFRLPLYLLFLGVSLLFLVVNLVCALLVKTTAADVKTVVLVRVAVNDSLFVLCAVSLSVCLYKVAKMSLANIYLESKGTSVCQVTLIGVTVVLLYASRACYNLVVLALTDIRTINSFDYDWYNVSDQADLRSSLGDGGYVVFGVILFVWELLPTSLVVFFFRVRRPPQDRSTAGLPNHILSSRGYFFDNPRRYDSDDDLAWSIPPQNAPASLSSDWGSRHSSFTVHTGSDEQRLTAAAGELHPYP, from the exons ATGAGCGGGGAGGCGATGGGGGGGAACCCAGGCAACGgctcccacctccctccccctcccaccatCGCGCCGGCCGTGCCCCCCTACGTGAAGCTGGGTCTGACCATCGCCTACACCGTCTTCTACTCGCTGCTCTTCGCCTTCGTCTACGCTCAGCTGTGGTTGGTGCTGCGCTACCGACACAAGCGCTTCAGCTACCAGACcaacttcctgttcctgtgtctGCTGTGGTCCGCCCTGCGcgccctcctcttctccttctacTTCAGGGACTGTGTCACCGCCAACGCACTCGCACCCTTCGCCTTCTGGCTGCTCTACTGCTTCCCCGTCTGCCTGCAGTTCTTCACGCTCAGCCTCATGAACCTCTACTGTGCTCAG GTTTACTTCAAGGCGAGGTCAAAGttctctcctgctctgctgAGGTTCAG actcCCTCTGTACCTGCTCTTCCTCGGCgtcagcctcctcttcctcgtggTCAACCTGGTCTGCGCTCTGCTCGTCAAGACGACGGCGGCCGACGTGAAGACCGTGGTCCTGGTGAGGGTCGCCGTCAACGACAGCCTGTTCGTCCTCTGCGCCGTCTCGCTGTCCGTCTGCCTCTACAAGGTCGCCAAGATGTCGCTGGCCAACATCTACCTGGAGTCGAAG GGCACGTCGGTGTGTCAGGTGACCCTGATCGGCGTCACGGTCGTGCTGCTGTACGCGTCTCGAGCCTGTTACAACCTGGTGGTGCTCGCGCTCACCGACATCCGGACCATCAACTCCTTCGACTACGACTGGTACAACGTCTCGGACCAG GCCGACCTGCGCTCGTCGCTGGGGGACGGTGGTTACGTGGTGTTCGGGGTGATCCTGTTCGTGTGGGAGCTGCTGCCGACCTCGCtggtcgtcttcttcttcagggTCCGCCGGCCGCCTCAGGACCGG AGCACCGCCGGCTTACCGAaccacatcctctcctcccGCGGGTATTTCTTCGACAACCCTCGTCGGTACGACAGCGACGACGACCTGGCCTGGAGCATTCCTCCCCAGAACGCACCGGCCAG TCTTTCCTCCGACTGGGGAAGTCGCCACAGCAGCTTCACTGTTCACACCGGCTCTGATGAACAGCGTCtgaccgccgccgccggagAGCTCCACCCCTACCCatga
- the LOC124850467 gene encoding LOW QUALITY PROTEIN: cilia- and flagella-associated protein 251-like (The sequence of the model RefSeq protein was modified relative to this genomic sequence to represent the inferred CDS: substituted 6 bases at 6 genomic stop codons) produces EEEKEEEEEEEEEEKQGEEEEEEEEEEEEGEKQGEEEEEEEEEEEEDEEEXEEEEEEEEDEEEEEEEEEEEEEEEEEDEEEXEEEEEEEEDEEEEEEDEEEEEEKEEEEEKEGEEEEEEEEEEEEEEEEEEXEEDEEEEEEEEEEKEGEEEEEEEEEEEEEEEEEKEEEKEGEEEEEEEEEEEEDEEEEEXEEEEEEEEKEEEEEEEEDEEEEENEEEEEKEEEEEEEEEEVEEEEEEEEEXEEDEEEEEEEEEEKEGEEEEEEEEEEEEEEEEEXEEDEEEEEEEEEEKEGEEEEEEEEEEEEEEEEEEEEDEEEEENEEEEEKEEEEEEEEEVYIKVRLISG; encoded by the coding sequence gaggaggagaaagaggaggaggaagaggaggaagaggaagagaaacagggagaggaggaggaggaggaggaggaagaggaggaagagggagagaaacagggagaggaggaggaggaggaagaggaggaagaggaggaagatgaggaggagtaggaggaagaggaggaagaggaggaagatgaggaagaggaggaggaggaggaggaggaggaagaggaggaagaggaggaagatgaggaggagtaggaggaagaggaggaagaggaggaagatgaggaagaggaggaggaggacgaggaggaagaggaggagaaagaggaagaggaggagaaagaaggagaggaggaggaggaggaagaggaggaagaggaggaagaggaggaggaggaggagtaggaggaagatgaggaagaggaggaggaggaagaggaggagaaagagggagaggaggaggaggaggaggaagaggaggaagaggaggaagaggaggaggagaaagaggaggagaaagagggagaggaggaggaggaggaagaggaggaagaggaggaagatgaggaggaggaggagtaggaggaagaggaggaagaggaggagaaagaggaagaggaggaagaggaggaagatgaggaagaggaggaaaatgaggaagaggaggagaaagaggaagaagaggaggaggaggaagaggaggtagaggaggaagaggaggaagaggaggagtaggaggaagatgaggaagaggaggaggaggaagaggaggagaaagagggagaggaggaggaggaagaggaggaagaggaggaagaggaggaagaggaggagtaggaggaagatgaggaagaggaggaggaggaagaggaggagaaagagggagaggaggaggaggaagaggaggaagaggaggaggaggaggaagaggaggaagaggaggaagatgaggaagaggaggaaaatgaggaagaggaggagaaagaggaagaagaggaggaggaggaagaggtctATATTAAAGTTAGACTGATATCAGGCTGA